One genomic window of Rhizomicrobium sp. includes the following:
- the ispH gene encoding 4-hydroxy-3-methylbut-2-enyl diphosphate reductase has translation MRVILAQPRGFCAGVVRAIDIVERALEKYGEPVYVRHEIVHNKHVVDTLKNKGARFVEELTEVPDGAVTVFSAHGVPQAVVKDAQSRGLPVLDATCPLVSKVHNQGKRYVAHGRHLILIGHAGHPEVEGTMGQVGAPVTLVQSESDVAALTLPTEMPVAYITQTTLSIDDTKTIILALKRRFTDIVGPETTDICYATQNRQTAVRQLAKVADVILVVGAKNSSNSNRLVEIGKEEGLPSYLLADGSELKPEWVRGKARVGLTAGASAPERLVEDVIAALGRIAPVSVETMDGKKEHIEFRLPAELRNDRAPAA, from the coding sequence ATGCGAGTCATTCTCGCCCAGCCCCGTGGGTTCTGCGCCGGTGTGGTGCGTGCCATCGACATCGTCGAGCGCGCGCTCGAGAAATATGGCGAGCCGGTCTATGTGCGCCACGAAATCGTCCACAACAAACACGTCGTCGACACGCTGAAGAACAAGGGCGCGCGCTTCGTGGAAGAGCTGACCGAGGTGCCCGACGGCGCCGTCACCGTGTTCAGCGCCCATGGCGTGCCGCAGGCGGTGGTGAAGGACGCGCAGTCACGCGGGTTGCCGGTGCTCGATGCCACCTGCCCGCTGGTTTCGAAGGTGCACAACCAGGGCAAGCGCTATGTCGCCCACGGGCGGCACCTGATCCTGATCGGCCATGCCGGACATCCCGAAGTCGAAGGCACGATGGGCCAGGTCGGCGCGCCGGTGACTCTGGTGCAGTCCGAATCGGACGTCGCGGCGCTGACGCTGCCGACCGAAATGCCGGTCGCCTATATCACCCAGACCACGCTCTCCATCGACGACACCAAGACCATCATCCTGGCGCTGAAGCGCCGGTTCACCGACATCGTCGGGCCGGAGACCACCGACATCTGCTACGCGACGCAGAACCGCCAGACGGCGGTGCGCCAGCTCGCCAAGGTCGCCGACGTGATCCTGGTGGTCGGCGCGAAGAACTCTTCGAACTCCAACCGGCTGGTCGAGATCGGCAAGGAAGAGGGTCTTCCGAGCTATCTCCTGGCCGACGGCAGCGAGCTCAAGCCCGAATGGGTGCGGGGCAAGGCGCGGGTCGGCTTGACCGCCGGCGCGTCCGCGCCCGAGCGGCTGGTCGAGGACGTGATCGCCGCGCTCGGCCGCATCGCGCCGGTCAGCGTCGAGACCATGGACGGCAAGAAAGAACATATCGAATTCCGCCTGCCGGCGGAGCTGCGCAACGACCGCGCACCGGCGGCATAG
- the shc gene encoding squalene--hopene cyclase, with translation MNQMILNRGAEGTIAVDKMLGDATAALLNSQREDGHWVFELEADATIPSEYLLLVHYLAEAPNLDLERKIGNYLRRIQSREHGGWPLYHAGAFDISATVKAYFALKMIGDDINAPHMVRAREAIRAKGGAIKANVFTRILLALYGETSWRNVPTVPVELILLPRWFPIHLSKMSYWARTVIVPLLVLAAKQPVARNPRGIHVPELFVEGVPVVSPRAPHQSAGWSFFFNTLDKVLKIVPWPRGLRRRAIDACVAWTTERLNGEDGLGAIYPAMANSVMMYDVMGVPPSDPRRAIARKSVDLLLVVKDDEAYCQPCVSPVWDTALAAHALMEAKTDAADAAVAKSLDWLKHRQVLDVAGDWAEERPDVRPGGWAFQYNNAHYPDLDDTAVVVMALDRARERAAPAADYRDAIARGREWVEGLQSKNGGWGAFDADNAYYYLNNIPFADHGALLDPPTDDVSGRCIGMLMQLGATPDDPYVKAGVEFLRKSQLADGSWFGRWGVNYIYGTWSALAGLNAASVMPDDPMMTKAADWLIAIQNADGGWGEDCNSYKLDYEGYEPAPSTASQTAWALLGLMAAGQVDHPAVARGIRHLEATQQPDGLWGQEHYTGGGFPRVFYLRYHGYPKFFPLWAVARYRNLKAGNSRHVAYGL, from the coding sequence ATGAACCAGATGATCCTCAACCGCGGGGCGGAAGGCACCATCGCCGTCGACAAGATGCTCGGCGACGCGACGGCGGCGCTGCTGAACTCCCAGCGCGAAGACGGCCATTGGGTGTTCGAGCTCGAAGCCGACGCGACCATCCCGTCCGAATACCTCCTGCTGGTCCATTACCTGGCGGAAGCGCCGAACCTCGATCTCGAGCGCAAGATCGGCAACTACCTCCGCCGCATCCAGAGCAGGGAGCATGGCGGCTGGCCGCTCTATCACGCTGGCGCCTTCGACATCTCCGCCACCGTGAAAGCGTATTTCGCGCTTAAAATGATCGGCGATGACATCAACGCGCCGCACATGGTGCGCGCCCGCGAGGCGATCCGCGCCAAAGGCGGCGCGATCAAGGCCAACGTCTTCACCCGCATCCTGCTCGCGCTCTATGGCGAGACCTCGTGGCGGAACGTGCCGACCGTGCCGGTCGAGCTGATTCTGTTGCCGCGCTGGTTCCCGATCCATCTCTCCAAGATGAGCTATTGGGCGCGCACCGTGATCGTGCCGCTCTTGGTGCTCGCCGCGAAGCAGCCCGTCGCGCGCAATCCGCGCGGCATCCATGTGCCCGAGCTGTTCGTCGAAGGCGTGCCGGTGGTCAGCCCGCGCGCGCCGCACCAGTCCGCCGGCTGGTCGTTCTTCTTCAACACGCTCGACAAGGTCCTGAAGATCGTGCCGTGGCCCAGGGGCCTGCGCCGGCGCGCGATCGACGCCTGCGTGGCGTGGACCACCGAGCGTCTCAACGGCGAGGATGGTCTCGGCGCGATCTATCCCGCCATGGCCAATTCCGTGATGATGTACGACGTGATGGGCGTGCCACCCTCCGATCCGCGCCGCGCCATCGCGCGCAAATCGGTCGATCTGCTGCTCGTGGTCAAGGACGACGAGGCCTATTGCCAGCCCTGCGTCTCGCCGGTGTGGGACACGGCGCTCGCCGCGCACGCACTGATGGAAGCCAAGACCGACGCGGCCGACGCCGCCGTGGCCAAGAGCCTCGACTGGCTCAAGCACCGCCAGGTGCTCGACGTCGCCGGCGACTGGGCGGAGGAGCGTCCCGATGTCCGCCCCGGCGGCTGGGCCTTCCAGTACAACAACGCGCATTATCCCGATCTCGACGACACCGCCGTGGTGGTGATGGCGCTCGACCGCGCCCGCGAGCGCGCCGCGCCGGCGGCCGACTATCGCGACGCCATCGCGCGGGGCCGTGAATGGGTCGAGGGCCTGCAATCGAAGAACGGCGGCTGGGGCGCCTTCGACGCGGACAATGCGTATTACTACCTGAACAACATCCCCTTCGCCGATCACGGCGCGCTGCTCGATCCGCCCACGGACGATGTCTCCGGCCGGTGCATCGGCATGCTGATGCAGCTCGGCGCCACGCCGGACGATCCTTATGTGAAGGCCGGCGTCGAATTCCTGCGCAAGTCGCAGCTCGCCGACGGTTCCTGGTTCGGCCGCTGGGGCGTCAACTACATCTACGGCACCTGGTCGGCGCTGGCCGGCCTCAATGCCGCTTCTGTGATGCCCGACGATCCGATGATGACCAAGGCGGCCGACTGGCTGATCGCGATCCAGAACGCGGACGGCGGCTGGGGCGAGGACTGCAATTCCTACAAGCTCGATTATGAGGGCTACGAGCCCGCGCCCTCGACCGCGTCGCAGACCGCCTGGGCGCTGCTCGGCCTGATGGCGGCGGGGCAGGTCGATCATCCCGCCGTGGCGCGCGGCATCCGCCATCTCGAAGCGACGCAGCAGCCGGACGGCCTGTGGGGCCAGGAGCACTACACCGGCGGTGGGTTCCCGCGGGTGTTCTATCTGCGCTATCACGGTTACCCGAAATTCTTCCCGCTCTGGGCCGTGGCGCGCTATCGCAATCTGAAAGCGGGTAATTCAAGACACGTTGCGTATGGGCTTTGA
- the hpnE gene encoding hydroxysqualene dehydroxylase HpnE → MSTAYIVGGGLAGLSAAVALAEKGRKVVLLEGAPQAGGRCRSYYDATLDQVIDNGNHFILSGNRAVMSYLTSTGGIAGLIGPEKSRTSFVDIHTGKRWTIAPDEGPIPFWLFDAGRRVPDTTPSDYLPLGKLLFARPDQRIGDVLKTSGPLWDRLLEPFFIGALNTDPKTASAQLAGALVRETFAKGGRAYRIRVAHPTLAAAFVEPALKFLAARGAEIRIGQRVRALGFDGGRVASLQLPGETVAIGASDRVILAVPPWAASELLPEIVAPDDFHAIVNAHFKVAPPPGVPPMLGVIGGLVQWIFPFDDRISITVSGADAIVDDDREVLARRFWADVAKVLHLPGDLPPWQVVKERRATFAATPQQAACRPGPVTRWPNLLLAGDWTATGLPATIEGAVRSGQKAAALALSRSAV, encoded by the coding sequence ATGAGCACCGCCTATATCGTCGGCGGGGGCCTGGCCGGCCTGTCCGCCGCCGTCGCGCTCGCGGAGAAGGGCCGCAAGGTCGTGCTGCTCGAAGGCGCGCCGCAGGCCGGCGGCCGCTGCCGTTCCTATTACGATGCCACGCTCGACCAGGTGATCGACAACGGCAATCACTTCATTCTGTCGGGCAACCGCGCGGTGATGTCGTATCTGACCTCCACGGGCGGCATCGCCGGCCTGATCGGGCCGGAGAAATCCCGGACCTCTTTCGTCGACATCCATACCGGCAAGCGCTGGACTATCGCGCCGGACGAAGGCCCGATCCCGTTCTGGCTGTTCGACGCAGGGCGGCGCGTGCCCGATACGACGCCGTCCGATTATCTGCCGCTCGGCAAGCTCCTTTTCGCCAGGCCCGATCAGCGCATCGGCGACGTGCTGAAGACATCGGGGCCGTTGTGGGATCGGTTGCTGGAGCCGTTCTTCATCGGCGCGCTGAACACCGATCCGAAGACCGCGTCGGCGCAACTCGCCGGCGCGCTGGTGCGCGAGACCTTCGCCAAGGGCGGGCGGGCCTATCGCATCCGGGTGGCGCATCCGACGCTGGCGGCCGCCTTCGTCGAGCCGGCCCTGAAATTCCTCGCCGCCAGGGGCGCCGAGATCCGCATCGGCCAGCGCGTCCGCGCGCTCGGCTTCGACGGCGGCCGCGTCGCGTCGCTCCAGCTTCCGGGCGAGACCGTCGCCATCGGCGCGAGCGATCGCGTCATCCTCGCCGTGCCGCCCTGGGCCGCCAGCGAACTCCTGCCGGAGATCGTCGCGCCCGACGATTTCCACGCCATCGTCAATGCGCATTTCAAGGTCGCACCGCCGCCGGGCGTGCCGCCCATGCTCGGCGTCATCGGCGGGCTGGTGCAGTGGATATTCCCCTTCGACGACCGCATCTCGATCACCGTCTCGGGCGCCGACGCCATCGTGGACGACGACCGCGAAGTCCTGGCGCGTCGATTCTGGGCCGATGTGGCCAAAGTGCTGCACCTGCCCGGCGACCTGCCGCCCTGGCAGGTTGTGAAAGAGCGCCGCGCCACCTTCGCCGCCACGCCGCAGCAGGCCGCCTGCCGCCCCGGCCCCGTGACGCGCTGGCCGAACCTGCTCCTGGCCGGTGACTGGACCGCCACGGGCCTGCCCGCCACCATCGAAGGCGCCGTCCGCTCGGGGCAGAAGGCGGCGGCGTTGGCACTCTCGCGCTCTGCCGTATAA
- a CDS encoding ABC transporter substrate-binding protein has product MRFAFARLSAALAIFLALALPLASAARAADDPAIAAVQTFYDTLLDSMKAGKALGAQGRYAKLKPVIEQTFDLGTMIKYAVGPGWDTASPADQKALTDAFERMTVAQYAGNFDSYSGEKFVVDPNVIVRGADRYVSSKLVAKDQTVTFIYRVRQFGSSWKIIDVLLEGSISQLAVYRSDYAATIKAGGAAALVKKIDSVADKALRG; this is encoded by the coding sequence ATGAGATTCGCCTTCGCCCGCCTGTCCGCCGCTCTCGCGATTTTTCTCGCGCTCGCCTTGCCGCTCGCCTCGGCGGCGCGCGCCGCCGACGATCCGGCGATCGCCGCCGTGCAGACCTTCTACGACACGCTGCTCGACTCCATGAAGGCCGGCAAGGCGCTCGGCGCGCAGGGCCGCTACGCCAAGCTGAAGCCCGTCATCGAGCAGACCTTCGACCTCGGCACCATGATCAAATACGCCGTCGGCCCCGGCTGGGACACCGCCTCGCCGGCCGACCAGAAGGCGCTGACCGACGCATTCGAGCGCATGACGGTGGCGCAATATGCCGGCAATTTCGACAGCTATAGCGGCGAGAAATTCGTCGTCGATCCGAACGTGATCGTGCGCGGCGCCGACCGCTACGTCTCGAGCAAGCTCGTCGCCAAGGACCAGACGGTGACGTTCATCTATCGCGTGCGGCAATTCGGTTCGAGCTGGAAGATCATCGACGTGCTGCTGGAAGGCTCGATCAGCCAGCTCGCGGTCTACCGCTCCGACTACGCCGCGACGATCAAGGCCGGCGGCGCGGCCGCCTTGGTCAAGAAGATCGATTCCGTCGCCGACAAGGCGCTGAGGGGATAG
- the dxs gene encoding 1-deoxy-D-xylulose-5-phosphate synthase, with product MPDQSRTPLLDTVTVPADLRRLDKSQLRQLADELRLELIDAVSVSGGHFGAGLGVVELTVALHYVFDTPDDRIVWDVGHQAYPHKILTGRRDRIRSIRTGGGLSGFTRRSESEYDPFGAAHSSTSVSAGLGMAVARDLLGNDNHVIAVIGDGAMSAGMAYEAINNAGHLKSRLLVVLNDNNMSIAPATGALNAHLNELSATGSGDDTLFEKLGMRHIGPVDGHDVVALVEALEAIRDGAPEPVLLHIVTAKGKGYAPAENAPDRGHANTGFDVATGALKKSPSKAPSYTSVFAKALIAEAQADPRIVAITAAMPSGTGLDVFGKAFPDRTFDVGIAEQHAVTFAAGLATEGLKPFAVIYSTFLQRAYDQVVHDVAIQNLPVRFAMDRAGLVGADGATHAGSFDLAYLCCLPNFTVMAAADEAELMHMVATAAAHDAGPIALRYPRGEGTGVALPARGEVLPIGKGRIVREGKEVAILTLGTRLGAALEAADSLKAKGISCTVADARFAKPLDEDLVRRLVRHHGMLVTVEEGSTGGFGAQVLHFIANEGLLRPGFDIRTMTLPDLFQEHDSPEKQYEAAGLAASDIARVVSTHFVAKAQARG from the coding sequence ATGCCAGACCAATCCCGGACTCCCCTGCTCGACACCGTCACGGTTCCCGCCGATCTGCGCCGCCTCGACAAATCGCAATTGCGCCAGCTCGCCGACGAGCTGCGCCTCGAACTGATCGACGCGGTGTCGGTCTCGGGCGGCCATTTCGGCGCCGGCCTCGGCGTGGTCGAGCTCACCGTCGCGCTGCACTATGTGTTCGACACGCCGGACGACCGCATCGTGTGGGATGTCGGCCACCAGGCCTATCCGCACAAGATCCTCACCGGCCGCCGCGACCGCATCCGCTCGATCCGCACGGGCGGCGGGCTTTCCGGCTTCACGCGCCGGAGCGAAAGCGAATACGACCCGTTCGGCGCGGCGCATTCCTCCACGTCCGTCAGCGCCGGCCTCGGCATGGCGGTCGCCCGCGACCTGCTCGGCAATGACAATCACGTCATCGCCGTGATCGGCGACGGCGCGATGAGCGCCGGCATGGCCTATGAGGCGATCAACAATGCCGGCCATCTGAAGAGCCGGCTGCTCGTCGTGCTCAACGACAACAACATGTCCATCGCGCCGGCCACCGGCGCGCTCAACGCGCATCTGAACGAACTGAGCGCGACCGGGTCGGGCGACGACACGCTGTTCGAGAAGCTCGGCATGCGCCATATCGGCCCCGTCGACGGCCACGATGTCGTCGCGCTGGTCGAGGCGCTGGAGGCGATCCGCGACGGCGCGCCCGAGCCGGTGCTGCTCCACATCGTCACCGCCAAGGGCAAGGGCTATGCGCCGGCCGAGAACGCGCCCGACCGCGGCCACGCCAACACCGGCTTCGACGTCGCCACCGGCGCGCTGAAGAAGAGCCCGTCCAAGGCGCCGAGCTACACCTCCGTCTTCGCGAAGGCCTTGATCGCGGAAGCGCAGGCCGATCCCAGGATCGTCGCCATCACCGCCGCGATGCCGTCCGGCACCGGGCTGGATGTCTTCGGCAAGGCGTTCCCCGACCGCACCTTCGATGTCGGCATCGCCGAACAGCACGCGGTGACCTTCGCCGCCGGCCTCGCCACCGAGGGGCTGAAGCCCTTCGCCGTGATCTATTCGACCTTCCTGCAGCGCGCCTATGACCAGGTGGTGCACGATGTCGCGATCCAGAATCTTCCCGTGCGCTTCGCGATGGACCGCGCCGGACTGGTCGGCGCCGACGGCGCGACCCATGCCGGCTCGTTCGATCTCGCCTATCTGTGCTGCCTGCCGAACTTCACCGTGATGGCGGCGGCCGACGAGGCCGAGCTGATGCACATGGTGGCGACCGCCGCGGCGCACGATGCCGGCCCGATCGCGCTGCGCTATCCGCGCGGCGAGGGCACCGGCGTGGCGCTGCCGGCGCGCGGCGAGGTCCTGCCCATCGGCAAGGGCCGCATCGTGCGCGAGGGCAAGGAGGTCGCGATCCTGACGCTGGGCACGCGGCTCGGCGCCGCGCTTGAGGCCGCCGACAGCCTGAAGGCGAAGGGCATTTCCTGCACCGTCGCCGACGCCCGCTTCGCCAAGCCGCTGGACGAGGATCTGGTGCGCCGCCTCGTGCGCCATCACGGCATGCTGGTGACGGTGGAGGAAGGCTCGACCGGCGGTTTCGGCGCCCAGGTCCTGCACTTCATCGCCAATGAGGGCCTGCTGCGCCCCGGCTTCGACATCCGCACCATGACCCTGCCCGACCTTTTCCAGGAGCATGACAGCCCCGAAAAGCAATACGAGGCCGCCGGCCTGGCCGCGTCCGACATCGCTCGCGTGGTGTCGACCCATTTCGTGGCCAAGGCCCAGGCGCGGGGGTAG
- the hpnH gene encoding adenosyl-hopene transferase HpnH — protein sequence MGIPVQQAARIGAYVMKQHLTGKKRYPLVLMLEPLFRCNLACAGCGKIDYPDDILNQRLSYQDCMEAIDECGAPAVSIAGGEPLLHREMPQIVQGYLDRGKFVILCTNALLLSKKIDQYKPHANFTWSIHLDGDKAMHDHSVCLDGVYDKAIDAIKLAKSKGFRTQINCTLFSNAIPERVAKFFDTMMEMGLDGITISPGYAYERAPDQDSFLNRERTKKLFRDILSRGKGGKAWEFTQSPLFLDFLAGNQTYECTPWSMPLRCVFGWQKPCYLLGEGYVKTFKELIDGTDWDKYGVGKYEKCQDCMVHCGFEGTAVIDSIQHPYKLIPLAVRGVKTEGPFKPDIDTSHQRPAEFVFSRHVENKLAEVRAAKKKPESVAAAE from the coding sequence GTGGGTATTCCGGTTCAGCAGGCGGCGCGCATCGGCGCCTATGTGATGAAGCAGCATCTGACGGGCAAGAAGCGCTATCCGCTCGTGCTCATGCTGGAGCCTCTGTTCCGCTGCAACCTGGCCTGCGCCGGCTGCGGCAAGATCGATTATCCCGACGATATCCTGAACCAGCGCCTGTCCTATCAGGACTGCATGGAGGCGATCGACGAATGCGGCGCGCCGGCGGTTTCGATCGCGGGTGGCGAGCCCTTGCTCCATCGCGAGATGCCGCAGATCGTGCAGGGCTATCTGGACCGCGGCAAGTTCGTGATCCTGTGCACCAACGCGCTGCTGCTCTCCAAGAAGATCGACCAGTACAAGCCACACGCCAATTTCACCTGGTCGATCCATCTGGACGGCGACAAGGCGATGCACGACCATTCGGTGTGCCTCGACGGCGTCTATGACAAGGCGATCGACGCGATCAAGCTGGCGAAGTCCAAGGGCTTCCGCACCCAGATCAATTGCACGCTGTTCTCCAACGCGATCCCCGAGCGCGTCGCGAAATTCTTCGACACGATGATGGAGATGGGGCTGGACGGGATCACGATCTCGCCGGGCTATGCCTATGAGCGGGCGCCGGACCAGGACAGCTTCCTCAACCGCGAGCGCACCAAGAAGCTGTTCCGCGACATCCTTTCGCGCGGCAAGGGCGGTAAGGCCTGGGAGTTCACCCAGTCGCCGCTGTTCCTCGATTTCCTCGCCGGCAACCAGACCTATGAATGCACGCCGTGGTCGATGCCGCTGCGTTGCGTGTTCGGCTGGCAGAAGCCCTGCTATCTGCTCGGCGAAGGCTATGTGAAGACCTTCAAGGAGCTGATCGACGGCACCGACTGGGACAAGTACGGCGTCGGCAAGTACGAGAAGTGCCAGGACTGCATGGTCCATTGCGGCTTCGAGGGCACGGCGGTGATCGACTCGATCCAGCATCCCTACAAGCTGATTCCGCTCGCGGTGCGCGGCGTGAAGACCGAAGGCCCGTTCAAGCCGGACATCGACACCTCGCACCAGCGGCCGGCGGAGTTCGTGTTCTCCCGCCATGTGGAGAACAAGCTAGCCGAGGTACGGGCAGCCAAGAAAAAGCCCGAGAGCGTTGCGGCTGCGGAGTAG
- a CDS encoding polyprenyl synthetase family protein has protein sequence MESSSRGAPSAPARPIAAGLPQALAAAARTVDETLERVLPKPHGLHARVHEAMRYATFAGGKRLRPFLVLNSAKLFGVDPARAARVGAAIEVLHTYSLVHDDLPCMDDDDLRRGRPTTHIAYDEMTAVLAGDALLTLAFEILAHPDTHDSGEVRSALVLRLAEASGSNGMIGGQMIDMQAAQSAFGADEVVLLQRLKTGALFEFSCEAGPILGQAGTEHRDRLKSFARDMGLVFQITDDLLDVTSTAEKTGKAVGKDSEQGKATLVSLMGVDGARAEAERLARRAAATLAPYGNAAPELLELPLFLLDRES, from the coding sequence ATGGAGAGTTCGTCACGCGGGGCGCCGTCCGCGCCGGCCCGGCCCATCGCTGCCGGCTTACCGCAGGCCTTGGCCGCGGCGGCCCGCACGGTGGACGAGACGCTGGAGCGCGTCCTGCCCAAGCCGCACGGCCTGCACGCGCGCGTGCACGAGGCCATGCGCTACGCCACCTTCGCCGGCGGCAAGCGGCTGCGCCCGTTCCTGGTGCTGAATTCCGCCAAGCTGTTCGGCGTCGATCCGGCGCGCGCGGCGCGCGTCGGCGCGGCGATCGAAGTTCTCCACACCTATTCGCTGGTGCATGACGACCTGCCCTGCATGGACGACGACGATCTGCGCCGCGGCCGGCCCACGACTCACATAGCCTATGACGAGATGACGGCGGTATTGGCCGGTGATGCACTTTTGACACTCGCCTTCGAAATCCTCGCCCACCCGGACACGCACGACTCCGGCGAGGTGCGCAGCGCGCTGGTGCTGAGGCTCGCCGAGGCGTCCGGCTCCAACGGCATGATCGGCGGCCAGATGATCGACATGCAGGCGGCGCAGAGCGCGTTCGGCGCCGACGAGGTGGTCCTGCTGCAGCGCCTGAAGACCGGCGCGCTGTTCGAATTCTCCTGCGAGGCCGGCCCGATCCTCGGCCAGGCCGGAACGGAGCATCGCGACCGCCTGAAGTCCTTCGCCCGCGACATGGGGCTGGTGTTCCAGATCACCGACGATCTGCTCGACGTCACCTCGACCGCGGAGAAGACCGGCAAGGCCGTCGGCAAGGACAGCGAGCAGGGCAAGGCCACGCTCGTCTCCCTGATGGGCGTCGACGGTGCCCGCGCCGAGGCCGAACGGCTCGCGCGCCGCGCCGCCGCCACGCTGGCGCCCTACGGCAACGCCGCGCCCGAACTCCTCGAACTTCCGCTCTTCCTCTTGGACCGAGAGTCCTGA